In Fusobacterium nucleatum, the genomic stretch TGATTTAGAACATAAAAATATTAAAATTCCCAAAAAAATATATTGACAAATAAAATAATTCTTTTTACTATTGATTGAAATTAAAAAATTTTGAAAGGAGAAGTAATAATGAAAAAATTATTAGTCTTACTTACTATATTATCTTCAATAGCTAGTTTTGCAGAAGATACAATAGAACTTAATCAAACAACTGTAAAAGGAAGTCCAAGAAATGCTGATTATTCTCTTATTCCCAAAGAACAAAAAAATACTTTTGTAATTACCCAAGAAAGAATTAGAGAAAAAAATTATAAAAATGTAGAAGATATATTAAGAGATGCACCAGGAGTTGTCGTGCAAAATACGGCTTTTGGTCCAAGAATAGATATGAGAGGTAGTGGTGAAAAATCATTAAGTAGAGTTAAAGTCTTAGTTGATGGTATCAGTATCAATCCTACTGAGGAAACTATGGCAAGTTTACCAATCAATGCTATCCCTGTAGAAACAATAAAAAAGATAGAAATAATACCTGGGGGGGGGGCAACTTTATATGGTAGTGGTTCTGTTGGTGGAGTTGTAAGTATATCAACAAATTCAAATGTTACTAGAAACAATTTTTTTATGGACTTAAACTATGGTTCTTATGATAATAGAAACTTTGGTTTTGCAGGAGGATATAATTTCAATAAAAATCTATATGTAAACTATGGTTTTAGCTATTTAAATAGTGAAGATTATAGAGAACATGAAGAAAAAGAAAATAAAATTTATTTACTTGGATTTGATTATAAGATAAATGCAAAAAATAGATTTAGATTTCAAACTAGATTTAGTGATATAAAACAAGATGGGACTAACCAAGTTTCAGTAGAAGAATTAAAAAATGAAAGAAAAAAAGCAGGACTTAGACTAGATTTACATACAGAAGATAAAAGCTATACTTTTGATTATGAATATAGACCAACACAAGATTTAACTTTAACAGCAAGTTTATATAAACAAGAACAAGATAGAAATATAGATACAGAAAGTATAGATGATATAAAGATTATAGCTTCAAATAGAAAACATACTTGGATAAAACAAGAAATGAATTTTTATGATATAAAATCTAAAATGAAAGCAAAATTTGAAGAAGATAAAAAAGGAATAAAATTAAAGGCTAAATATGATTACAATTTGATAGGAGATATACCAAGTGAAACTATAATTGGTTATGACTATCAAACATCAACAAATAAAAGAGACTCTTTTGTACAATCTGAAACTTTAAAAACATATAATAATGGTTATATGGATATACAATTAGATCAAGCTGACAGATTACCAATTATAAATAAGATTAACATGAGAATGAGAAAACAATCTCATGGAGCATATATATTCAATAAATGGGGATTAACAAATAATTTTGATATGACAACTGGTTTTAGATTTGAAAAAACAAAATATGATGGATATAGAGAAAATGGTCCAAATATTATGCCATTTGTAAAATCTGAAATAAAAAGAATAGAAACAAATAGAGAATTAGATAATTATTCTGGTGAAGTTGGATTTTTATATAAATATAATGATACTGGAAGAGTGTTTACAAGGTATGAAAGAGGATTTGTAACTCCATTTGCAAATCAACTTACAGATAAAATACATGATACAGAATTAAAAAATCCAGATGCAGGATTTTTCATTCCACCAGTTGTAAATGTGGCATCTAAATATGTTGATAATAATTTAAAATCTGAAAAAACTGATACAGTAGAGTTAGGATTCAGAGATTATATTTTAGGTTCAACAGTCGCTACATCTTTTTTCATAACAGATACAGCAGATGAAATAACTTTGATTAGTTCAGGTGTAACAAATCCAGCAGTAAATAGATGGAAATATAGAAATATAGGAAAGACAAGAAGAATGGGGATTGAATTTGAGGCTGAGCAACATTATGGCAAGTTTAGATTTAATCAATCATTAACTTATGTCAATGCAAAAGTAAGGAAAGCTAATAAGGAAGCAAGAATATTTAAAGGTGATAGAGTTCCTATGGTTCCAAGATTAAAGGCAACATTAGGAATAAAATATGATTTTACTGATAGATTTGCTGTTTTTCTAAATTATACTTATATTGCTAAACAAGAAACAAGAGAACTTAGAGCGAATGAAGAATTGGATAAAGATGATAAAATTATAAAACATACAATAAAAGGTCATGGAACTGTAGATATAGGATTTATAAAAAGACCTGACAATTATTCAACTATAAAAATAGGGGCTAAAAATATATTTTCTAATAAATATAATTTAAGAGAAACAAGTTTAGAAGCTTTACCAGCACCTGAAAGAAATTATTATTTAGAATTGAATGTAAGATTCTAATTTTTGATAAAGGAGTACATAAGAATGAAAATAAAAACTTTAATGTTAATGATGATAATTGCTGCAACTGCTTATGCTGAAAAAAATTCAAATATTAGTAAAAATCCCCATTATAGAGTTGCTCAAAGTACAGAATTTTTTATTACTATTGAACAAAAAGGATATGATGATTTTTTAAGAGTAGTTGATGAGGAAAATAGAAGAAAAGGAATAAATTCTAACTATTCAAATAAAGCCACAGAAAAGGAAAGAAGGCTACATGATAAAGTAGATTTAATCCCAGTAGCACATGTTATAGATGACACTAATAGTGAATGGAAAGCAAAATTTGGAGAACCTAAAATGCCAGTACCTGGTTCAGAAGCTAGTAGAAATTTTCATAGAATTGAAAAATTGGTTACTGAAGGCACAAAAGCTATAGAAAAAGAAGATTTAGAAAAAACAGGTTATCAAAGAAGTGGATATACTAATAGATTTTATTTTGGAAATGGAAATACTGCAAAAGATATTGTTTATCTAAACAAAGAAAATTTCACTAAAAAAGTAAAAGAAACAGAAACTAATAATAATAAAAAATATCTTGTAGAGGGAATGTATAAAAATATTGGACAAAGAAATGATGATCCTAATGCTTCTTTAGAAGAAAAAGGTGCAAACCCATT encodes the following:
- a CDS encoding TonB-dependent receptor → MKKLLVLLTILSSIASFAEDTIELNQTTVKGSPRNADYSLIPKEQKNTFVITQERIREKNYKNVEDILRDAPGVVVQNTAFGPRIDMRGSGEKSLSRVKVLVDGISINPTEETMASLPINAIPVETIKKIEIIPGGGATLYGSGSVGGVVSISTNSNVTRNNFFMDLNYGSYDNRNFGFAGGYNFNKNLYVNYGFSYLNSEDYREHEEKENKIYLLGFDYKINAKNRFRFQTRFSDIKQDGTNQVSVEELKNERKKAGLRLDLHTEDKSYTFDYEYRPTQDLTLTASLYKQEQDRNIDTESIDDIKIIASNRKHTWIKQEMNFYDIKSKMKAKFEEDKKGIKLKAKYDYNLIGDIPSETIIGYDYQTSTNKRDSFVQSETLKTYNNGYMDIQLDQADRLPIINKINMRMRKQSHGAYIFNKWGLTNNFDMTTGFRFEKTKYDGYRENGPNIMPFVKSEIKRIETNRELDNYSGEVGFLYKYNDTGRVFTRYERGFVTPFANQLTDKIHDTELKNPDAGFFIPPVVNVASKYVDNNLKSEKTDTVELGFRDYILGSTVATSFFITDTADEITLISSGVTNPAVNRWKYRNIGKTRRMGIEFEAEQHYGKFRFNQSLTYVNAKVRKANKEARIFKGDRVPMVPRLKATLGIKYDFTDRFAVFLNYTYIAKQETRELRANEELDKDDKIIKHTIKGHGTVDIGFIKRPDNYSTIKIGAKNIFSNKYNLRETSLEALPAPERNYYLELNVRF